The following are encoded in a window of candidate division KSB1 bacterium genomic DNA:
- the bamA gene encoding outer membrane protein assembly factor BamA: protein MKRTLVVGLVLIAVLFQGVVVFGQTGRRSVKLLGLSVEGNKTADGNMIRLSSGLTVGSQITSDDIQNAIRQLWSLDIFSDVQILLDREVADGVFLSIKVSEYPRLERVELEGNKKLKKEEIDGKLNFYRGQVMSQRTLQRARKKLKDAYKEKGYLLAKIDMQVRPAETPDRVVVRVVIDEGKKVQIKKIDFYGNVAFDDGKLRRQMKGTKEDRWWRGADFDRKKYEEDLDKVVEFYHNHGYRDAEVLRDSVYYGTAGDDMYIAIWVHEGKQYRFGTITWEGNKVYTEEELARLLDFKEGDIYDKGKLNKAVFERIGGLYYDNGYIYANISPKERPVGEDRVDVHFVVMENDQAHIHKIHITGNTKTKEKVIRRELRIRPGEVFNRDLLIRSQREVYMLNYFANVEPKVQPVDEKKVDVEFKVEEKSTDTANMSAGWSERDKMIGSIGVSMNNLFGNGQRLSFDWNFGRSFRSFMISFTEPWLFDTPTLAGFSFYDTKRDPLYIGYRQRSRGGSLRVGRRFRWPDNYFRGDWIFAVDQTQLSDFLPILLETNPYFRRYEEMGPLTSRSIAQIISRNSLDHPEFPRRGSQVTLQTQIAGGPLGGNVGYHKHQFSSDWFLPTFWQLILHLGLEAGYMDGFARDSRIPYLDLFFIGGEGMSRSTPLRGYQDPLAGYASAMGDRVLLKYTAELRLPIVPNPTVFALLFAEAGNTWPTMTRCDPNDLKRSVGFGARVYMPMIGILGFDYAYGFDNVDARTGERRGRWVPHFVFGRGF, encoded by the coding sequence ATGAAAAGAACACTGGTTGTCGGACTTGTGCTCATCGCTGTGCTGTTTCAAGGCGTAGTGGTTTTTGGCCAGACCGGCCGCCGCAGCGTCAAGTTACTCGGTCTGTCTGTGGAAGGCAACAAGACCGCCGACGGCAACATGATCCGCCTGAGCTCCGGCTTGACGGTGGGTAGCCAGATCACGAGCGACGACATCCAGAACGCCATCCGTCAGCTCTGGAGCCTGGACATTTTTTCCGACGTGCAGATCCTCTTGGACCGCGAGGTGGCTGACGGGGTGTTTTTGAGCATCAAGGTGAGCGAATACCCGCGCCTGGAAAGGGTGGAGCTTGAGGGGAATAAGAAGCTCAAGAAAGAAGAAATCGACGGTAAGCTCAACTTCTATCGTGGCCAGGTGATGAGCCAGCGAACCTTGCAGCGCGCCCGCAAGAAGCTTAAGGACGCGTACAAGGAGAAGGGGTACTTGCTGGCAAAGATCGACATGCAGGTGCGCCCAGCCGAGACTCCGGACCGGGTCGTGGTGCGGGTGGTCATCGACGAAGGGAAAAAGGTTCAGATCAAGAAGATCGACTTCTATGGAAACGTGGCCTTTGATGACGGCAAATTGCGCAGGCAGATGAAGGGGACCAAGGAGGATCGCTGGTGGCGTGGCGCCGATTTTGACCGGAAAAAGTATGAGGAAGACCTGGACAAGGTGGTCGAGTTTTACCACAACCACGGCTACCGCGACGCGGAGGTGCTGCGCGACTCTGTCTACTACGGCACTGCCGGCGACGACATGTACATCGCCATCTGGGTGCACGAAGGCAAGCAGTACCGGTTCGGGACCATCACCTGGGAAGGCAACAAGGTCTACACCGAGGAGGAGCTGGCGCGGCTGTTGGACTTTAAGGAGGGGGACATCTACGACAAGGGGAAACTGAACAAGGCGGTGTTTGAGAGAATCGGTGGCTTGTATTACGACAACGGCTATATCTATGCCAATATCAGCCCAAAAGAGCGGCCGGTGGGCGAGGACCGGGTGGATGTACACTTTGTGGTGATGGAGAACGACCAGGCGCACATTCACAAGATTCACATCACCGGGAACACCAAGACCAAGGAGAAGGTTATTCGCCGCGAGTTGCGGATTCGTCCTGGCGAGGTCTTTAACCGCGATCTGCTGATTCGGAGCCAGCGCGAAGTGTACATGCTCAACTACTTCGCCAATGTGGAACCGAAAGTGCAGCCGGTGGACGAGAAGAAGGTGGACGTGGAGTTCAAGGTTGAAGAAAAGTCCACCGACACCGCGAACATGTCGGCCGGGTGGAGCGAACGCGACAAGATGATCGGCAGCATCGGCGTGTCCATGAATAACCTCTTCGGCAATGGCCAGCGCCTGAGCTTTGACTGGAACTTTGGGCGGAGCTTCCGGTCGTTCATGATCAGTTTCACTGAGCCGTGGTTGTTCGACACACCGACGTTGGCCGGGTTCAGTTTCTACGACACCAAGCGGGACCCGCTTTACATCGGCTACCGTCAGCGCAGCCGGGGTGGTTCGCTCCGCGTGGGGCGGCGCTTCCGCTGGCCGGACAACTACTTCCGCGGCGACTGGATCTTCGCTGTGGACCAAACGCAGCTTTCCGACTTTTTGCCCATTCTGCTCGAGACTAACCCCTACTTCAGGCGTTACGAAGAGATGGGGCCACTGACGAGCCGAAGCATTGCGCAGATCATTTCGCGCAATAGCCTGGACCACCCGGAATTCCCCCGCAGGGGCTCGCAGGTGACGCTGCAGACCCAGATCGCCGGTGGCCCTTTAGGCGGCAATGTGGGCTACCACAAGCATCAGTTCTCCAGCGACTGGTTCTTGCCCACGTTTTGGCAGCTGATCCTGCACTTGGGCCTTGAGGCGGGCTACATGGATGGATTTGCCCGTGACTCGCGCATCCCATACTTGGACTTGTTCTTCATCGGTGGCGAGGGTATGTCGCGCTCCACACCCCTGCGAGGCTATCAGGATCCCCTTGCCGGGTATGCGAGCGCCATGGGCGACCGTGTCCTGCTTAAGTACACGGCAGAGCTCCGTCTGCCCATCGTGCCCAATCCCACTGTGTTTGCCCTGCTCTTTGCCGAAGCGGGCAATACCTGGCCGACGATGACGCGGTGCGACCCGAATGACCTGAAACGGTCAGTGGGCTTTGGCGCGCGTGTGTACATGCCCATGATCGGCATTCTGGGCTTCGACTATGCGTATGGCTTTGATAATGTCGACGCCAGGACGGGCGAGCGACGCGGCAGGTGGGTGCCGCACTTTGTGTTTGGCCGAGGATTTTAG